Proteins encoded in a region of the Gulosibacter sediminis genome:
- a CDS encoding response regulator transcription factor translates to MRVLVVEDDASVAAALTAVLQRAEHQCAHVTSGAGLLQGYQGADVVLLDLGLDDMDGLEALRLLRTRSEVPVIVVTARGDERSTVVALRRGADDYLLKPVRVHELLARIEAVRRRYVQRQPEVQEIRAGSVVVDLGARSATVDGTEISLTPTEFSLLAELAGNVGAAVSRPELVRAVWGPEYPTSSRAVDVHLAQLRQKLPPGTITTLRGFGYRFEAAP, encoded by the coding sequence ATGCGAGTGCTGGTGGTTGAGGATGATGCCTCGGTCGCGGCCGCGCTCACCGCGGTGCTCCAGCGGGCCGAGCATCAGTGCGCGCACGTCACGTCGGGCGCCGGGCTTTTGCAGGGCTATCAGGGCGCCGATGTCGTGCTGCTCGACCTTGGCCTCGACGACATGGACGGGCTCGAGGCGCTGCGGTTGCTGCGCACGCGCAGCGAGGTGCCGGTCATCGTCGTCACCGCCCGGGGCGACGAGCGCTCGACCGTGGTCGCGCTGCGTCGCGGGGCCGACGACTATCTCCTCAAGCCAGTGCGTGTGCACGAGCTGCTCGCGCGCATCGAAGCGGTGCGCCGCCGGTACGTGCAGCGGCAGCCGGAGGTGCAGGAAATTCGCGCGGGCTCGGTCGTGGTCGATCTCGGCGCGCGCAGCGCCACGGTCGACGGCACGGAGATTTCGCTGACGCCGACGGAGTTCTCGTTGCTCGCCGAACTCGCGGGCAACGTCGGCGCCGCGGTGAGCCGGCCAGAGCTTGTGCGTGCCGTGTGGGGCCCCGAGTATCCGACGAGCTCCCGCGCGGTCGACGTGCACCTCGCGCAGCTGCGGCAGAAGCTGCCGCCCGGCACCATCACGACCCTGCGCGGCTTCGGCTATCGCTTTGAGGCGGCGCCGTGA